A genomic region of Neisseria cinerea contains the following coding sequences:
- a CDS encoding class I SAM-dependent methyltransferase: MTLPMPSPAAQQSSANLQTLLAEEIKKYGNWIPFSRFMELVLYAPQYGYYTGGSHKIGNDGDFITAPTLTPLFARTLARQLQELLPQTAGNIYEFGAGTGQLAADLLNNLSNSINRYYIIEISPELAARQKDLIQTLAPQAAQKIVHLSALPETFDGIIIGNEVLDAMPVEIIRKDEGGSFEHVGVCLENDRFTYSARPLHDLQLSALASLYFPKISPPYTSELHPQQYAFIRTLASRLEHGCMIFIDYGFDAAQYYHPQRNQGTLIGHYRHHVIHNPFDFIGLADLTAHVNFTDIAQAGTDAGLDLIGYLPQSHFLLNLGITELLAQTGQPDSAAYIREAAAVQKLIDQHEMGELFKVIAFGKNINIDWTGFCFGDICHKL; the protein is encoded by the coding sequence ATGACCCTCCCCATGCCCTCCCCCGCCGCGCAACAATCCTCAGCCAACCTTCAAACCCTCCTTGCCGAAGAAATCAAAAAGTATGGAAATTGGATTCCATTTTCACGTTTTATGGAACTGGTTTTATATGCCCCGCAATACGGCTATTACACCGGAGGCAGCCATAAAATCGGTAACGACGGGGATTTTATTACCGCCCCGACCCTTACCCCCCTGTTTGCCCGAACACTGGCGCGCCAACTTCAAGAACTCCTACCCCAAACCGCAGGCAATATCTATGAATTCGGTGCAGGGACCGGTCAACTCGCCGCCGATTTGTTAAACAACCTTTCAAACAGCATTAACCGTTACTACATTATTGAAATATCGCCGGAACTGGCTGCTCGCCAGAAAGACCTGATTCAGACCCTCGCACCTCAAGCCGCCCAAAAAATTGTCCACTTATCTGCACTTCCGGAAACATTTGACGGCATCATTATCGGTAACGAAGTACTCGATGCCATGCCTGTCGAAATCATCCGTAAAGATGAAGGAGGCTCATTCGAGCATGTCGGCGTTTGCCTGGAGAATGACCGTTTTACCTATTCGGCACGACCGCTGCACGACTTGCAGCTATCTGCCTTGGCTTCCCTCTACTTCCCAAAAATAAGTCCCCCCTACACCAGCGAACTACATCCGCAACAATATGCCTTCATCCGCACCCTTGCCTCAAGACTCGAACACGGCTGCATGATATTCATCGACTACGGTTTTGATGCAGCGCAGTATTACCATCCTCAACGCAATCAAGGTACTCTGATCGGACACTACCGACATCACGTTATCCACAATCCTTTTGACTTTATCGGATTGGCCGACCTGACCGCACATGTCAACTTTACCGACATTGCACAAGCAGGGACGGATGCCGGATTAGATTTGATAGGTTACCTTCCCCAATCCCATTTCTTATTGAACCTGGGCATTACCGAGCTGTTGGCGCAGACAGGTCAACCGGATTCGGCGGCCTATATCCGTGAAGCTGCCGCTGTTCAAAAACTAATCGACCAACATGAAATGGGAGAGTTGTTTAAAGTCATCGCATTCGGTAAAAATATCAATATTGATTGGACAGGATTTTGTTTCGGCGACATCTGCCACAAACTCTAA
- a CDS encoding undecaprenyl-diphosphate phosphatase — protein MDFMIVLKALMMGLVEGFTEFLPISSTGHLIVFGNLVGFHSNHKVFEIAIQLGAVLAVVFEYRQRFAGVLHGLGKDKKANRFVLNLAVAFMPAAVMGLLFSKQIKEYLFNPLSVAVMLVLGGFFILWVEKRQSYTVPKKIDVDALRPVDALMIGIAQVFALIPGTSRSGSTIMGGMLWGIERKTATEFSFFLAVPMMVAATAYDILKHYQFFTLHDIGLILIGFVAAFVSGLVAVKALLRFVSKKNYIPFAYYRIVFGIAIIILWLSGWISWE, from the coding sequence ATGGATTTTATGATTGTCCTGAAAGCCCTGATGATGGGTTTGGTAGAAGGTTTTACCGAATTCCTGCCTATTTCCAGTACCGGTCATCTGATTGTGTTTGGTAACTTGGTCGGTTTTCACAGCAACCATAAGGTTTTTGAAATTGCTATCCAACTTGGTGCAGTTTTGGCCGTGGTGTTTGAATACCGTCAGCGTTTTGCCGGTGTGTTGCATGGTTTGGGTAAAGACAAAAAAGCCAACCGATTCGTCCTCAATCTTGCCGTCGCTTTTATGCCGGCTGCCGTGATGGGGTTATTGTTCAGCAAACAAATCAAAGAGTATCTGTTTAATCCCTTGAGTGTTGCAGTCATGCTGGTTCTGGGCGGTTTTTTTATTTTGTGGGTAGAAAAACGTCAAAGCTATACGGTGCCTAAAAAAATTGATGTTGATGCACTCCGCCCGGTTGATGCGTTGATGATCGGTATTGCTCAAGTGTTTGCCTTGATTCCGGGAACGTCCCGTTCAGGCAGTACGATTATGGGCGGAATGCTTTGGGGCATCGAACGGAAAACAGCGACAGAATTCTCGTTTTTCTTGGCTGTGCCGATGATGGTTGCCGCAACAGCTTATGATATTCTGAAACATTACCAATTTTTCACGTTACATGATATCGGTTTGATTTTGATTGGCTTTGTTGCTGCCTTTGTTTCAGGCTTGGTGGCGGTAAAAGCGTTGCTGAGGTTTGTTTCTAAGAAAAATTATATTCCTTTTGCCTATTACCGTATTGTTTTTGGTATTGCCATCATTATATTGTGGCTGTCAGGCTGGATAAGTTGGGAATAA
- a CDS encoding accessory factor UbiK family protein: MFGKQLFEEVGSKISETIANSPAKDVEKNIKAMLGSAFNRMDLVTREEFDIQQQVLIKTRTKLAALEERLAKLEAAQEPEEAALKAAEAAAEEAVAEIKQQTEAVE, from the coding sequence ATGTTCGGCAAACAGCTTTTTGAAGAAGTCGGCTCGAAGATTAGCGAAACCATCGCCAACAGCCCTGCCAAAGATGTGGAAAAAAATATTAAAGCTATGTTGGGCAGTGCGTTCAACCGTATGGATTTGGTCACACGCGAAGAATTCGACATCCAGCAGCAGGTTTTGATTAAAACCCGTACCAAACTGGCAGCTTTGGAAGAGCGACTGGCGAAACTCGAAGCCGCTCAAGAGCCTGAAGAAGCTGCTTTGAAAGCCGCCGAAGCTGCTGCGGAAGAAGCTGTCGCAGAAATCAAACAACAAACCGAAGCTGTTGAATAA
- a CDS encoding thiol:disulfide interchange protein DsbA/DsbL yields MRIKHLLPLLLSVVLSAQASALTEGEDYTVLNKPIPQEKSDKIEILEFFGYFCVHCHHFDPLLLKLGKALPSDTYLRTEHVVWQPEMLGLARMAAAVNLSGLKYQANPAVFKAVYEQKVHLEDRAAAGKWALSQKGFDGKKLMRVYDSPEAAAAALKMQKLTEQYGIDSTPTVIVGGKYRVIFNNGFDGGIHTIKELVDKVRIERKPSNRSTQK; encoded by the coding sequence ATGAGAATTAAACACCTTTTGCCGTTGCTGTTGTCGGTAGTCTTGTCTGCGCAGGCATCTGCCCTGACGGAGGGGGAAGATTATACTGTTCTGAATAAGCCCATTCCTCAGGAAAAATCTGACAAAATCGAAATTTTAGAATTTTTCGGCTATTTTTGCGTACATTGCCATCATTTCGATCCTTTGTTATTGAAATTGGGCAAGGCATTGCCGTCTGATACTTATCTGCGGACGGAGCATGTAGTTTGGCAACCTGAAATGCTCGGATTGGCCAGAATGGCAGCAGCCGTCAATTTGTCAGGTTTGAAATATCAGGCAAACCCTGCTGTGTTTAAAGCAGTTTACGAACAGAAGGTTCATTTGGAAGACAGGGCGGCCGCCGGAAAATGGGCTTTGTCTCAAAAAGGCTTTGACGGTAAAAAACTGATGCGCGTCTATGATTCTCCCGAGGCCGCTGCCGCCGCATTAAAAATGCAGAAACTGACGGAACAATATGGTATTGACAGCACGCCAACCGTTATTGTCGGTGGAAAATACCGCGTAATCTTCAATAATGGCTTTGATGGTGGAATCCATACCATTAAAGAATTGGTTGACAAAGTCAGGATAGAACGCAAACCGTCAAACCGTTCTACGCAAAAATAA
- the mraZ gene encoding division/cell wall cluster transcriptional repressor MraZ — translation MFGGAHELSIDSKGRLAVPAKFRDILSRLYTSAVVVTLESKHKLLMYPVAEWEKVAAQLLNLKVADNPVLRRFQNLLLHNAEILEWDSAGRVLVPAGLRKRVVFDREVVLVGRANRLELWGREQWEAEMVQALDDDPGELAFQLSQTDLQL, via the coding sequence ATGTTCGGCGGCGCACATGAATTGAGTATCGACAGTAAAGGGCGGTTGGCGGTTCCTGCCAAATTCCGCGATATTCTGTCGCGCCTCTATACGTCTGCCGTGGTAGTAACGCTTGAGTCGAAGCATAAGCTGTTGATGTATCCTGTTGCAGAGTGGGAAAAGGTCGCGGCGCAACTTTTGAACTTAAAAGTGGCGGATAACCCTGTTTTACGACGGTTTCAAAATCTTCTGCTGCATAACGCGGAAATTTTGGAATGGGATAGTGCCGGTCGGGTATTGGTTCCTGCCGGGCTGAGAAAGAGGGTGGTTTTTGACCGTGAAGTTGTTCTGGTCGGGCGGGCCAACCGTTTGGAGCTTTGGGGTCGTGAGCAGTGGGAGGCCGAAATGGTTCAGGCTTTGGACGACGATCCTGGCGAGCTTGCCTTCCAGTTGAGTCAGACGGATTTGCAATTGTGA
- the ftsN gene encoding cell division protein FtsN produces MNKFSQSGKGLSGFFFGLILATVIIAGILFYLNQTGQNAFKNPFLSKQPAETEILKPKNQPEEDLQPDPTDHNVLTEPDGAKTMESTDGEKTIDKQAVADKVTEVAEQTDEPEQEEPKERNIRKKAGQSEEHVREVREEVSKKDAGTPKKQAVKPSEKVEKKAVKEEKKAGKGKTEPKPTPEQILNSGSIEKARSEAAREVQKLKTSVKEEATNYLQMGAYANRQGAEEQRAKLAILGISSKVVGYQAGSKMLYRVQSNNMSADAVKKMQAELKKHGVASLIRSIEGK; encoded by the coding sequence ATGAACAAATTTTCTCAATCCGGAAAAGGTCTGTCCGGTTTCTTCTTCGGTCTGATACTGGCAACAGTCATTATCGCCGGTATTTTGTTTTATTTAAATCAAACGGGTCAAAATGCGTTTAAGAATCCGTTTTTGTCGAAACAACCGGCAGAAACAGAAATCCTGAAGCCGAAAAACCAGCCTGAAGAGGACTTGCAGCCAGATCCGACCGATCATAATGTGTTGACCGAACCGGATGGCGCTAAAACAATGGAATCAACAGATGGGGAAAAAACCATCGATAAACAGGCTGTTGCCGATAAAGTCACTGAGGTTGCTGAACAAACAGACGAGCCGGAACAGGAAGAGCCGAAAGAGCGGAATATACGCAAGAAAGCAGGGCAGTCGGAAGAGCATGTGAGAGAGGTTAGGGAAGAGGTATCGAAGAAAGATGCGGGAACGCCAAAAAAACAAGCGGTAAAACCTTCTGAAAAAGTAGAGAAAAAAGCGGTAAAAGAAGAGAAAAAGGCAGGGAAAGGCAAAACCGAACCCAAGCCGACACCGGAGCAAATCCTTAACAGCGGAAGTATTGAGAAAGCACGCAGCGAAGCTGCAAGAGAAGTGCAAAAATTGAAAACTTCCGTTAAGGAGGAGGCAACGAATTACCTGCAAATGGGAGCGTATGCTAATCGTCAGGGCGCAGAAGAGCAGCGTGCCAAGTTAGCTATATTGGGTATTTCTTCCAAAGTGGTCGGTTACCAGGCGGGAAGTAAAATGCTCTACCGGGTACAAAGTAATAATATGTCTGCCGATGCGGTGAAAAAAATGCAGGCCGAGTTGAAAAAACATGGGGTCGCCAGCCTAATCCGTTCGATTGAGGGCAAATAA
- a CDS encoding YifB family Mg chelatase-like AAA ATPase, with translation MSLALVYSRALSGMNAPLVEVEAHLANGLPHFNIVGLPDTEVKESRDRVRAAIIQSGFDFPAKKITVNLAPADLPKESGRFDLPIALGILAASGQIAPEKLAQYEFAGELALSGMLRPVRGALAMAWQGMQAGRSFVLPQENAEQAAVMRGITVYGARSLGEVAAHLNGIEPLAQTECQVPQMPSENTKLLDLVDVKGQHTARLALEIAAAGGHSLLMMGPPGTGKSMLSQRLPGILPPLTEDELVEVWALRSLLPNYQQQLDSHRPFRSPHHSASSAAMVGGGSDPRPGEISLAHHGVLFLDELPEFDRKVLEVLREPLENGEIHISRAARQAVYPAKFQLVAAMNPCPCGYLGHPVKPCRCTPESVARYRSKISGPLLDRIDLTIEVPSLSAAELMQQEAGESSAVVLARVIAARDKQYVRQGKVNAALSVSELDTSARIQKEAQEALGGLLEKLSLSARSFHRIMRVARTLADLAGDEEVGRSHVMKAVGFRRAL, from the coding sequence ATGTCGCTTGCCTTGGTTTACAGCCGCGCCTTGAGCGGCATGAATGCGCCGTTGGTCGAAGTGGAAGCCCATCTTGCCAACGGCCTGCCTCATTTCAATATCGTCGGATTGCCCGATACCGAAGTCAAAGAAAGCCGCGACCGCGTGCGCGCCGCCATCATCCAAAGCGGTTTCGACTTTCCCGCCAAAAAAATCACCGTCAACCTCGCTCCCGCCGACCTGCCTAAAGAATCGGGACGTTTCGACCTGCCGATTGCGCTGGGCATCCTCGCCGCATCCGGACAAATCGCACCTGAAAAGCTCGCGCAATACGAGTTTGCCGGCGAGTTGGCGCTTTCCGGTATGTTGCGCCCCGTGCGCGGCGCGTTGGCGATGGCGTGGCAGGGCATGCAGGCCGGACGTTCTTTTGTCTTGCCGCAGGAAAACGCAGAACAAGCCGCCGTGATGCGCGGCATTACCGTTTACGGCGCGCGCTCTTTGGGCGAAGTCGCCGCCCATTTGAACGGTATCGAACCTTTGGCGCAAACCGAATGCCAAGTTCCTCAGATGCCGTCTGAAAACACCAAACTGCTCGACCTTGTCGATGTCAAGGGTCAACACACTGCCCGCCTTGCTTTGGAAATCGCCGCCGCAGGAGGACACAGCCTTTTGATGATGGGTCCGCCGGGAACGGGCAAATCCATGCTTTCCCAACGGCTGCCCGGTATTCTGCCGCCTTTGACCGAAGACGAATTGGTCGAAGTATGGGCGTTGCGTTCGCTCCTGCCCAATTACCAGCAACAACTTGACAGCCACCGTCCTTTCCGCAGCCCGCACCACAGTGCCAGTTCGGCAGCCATGGTCGGCGGCGGTTCCGATCCGCGTCCGGGCGAAATTTCATTGGCGCATCACGGCGTTTTGTTTTTGGACGAGCTGCCCGAGTTTGACCGCAAAGTTTTGGAAGTTTTGCGCGAACCTTTGGAAAACGGTGAAATCCACATTTCCCGCGCGGCGCGTCAAGCCGTCTATCCAGCCAAATTCCAGCTTGTCGCCGCCATGAACCCTTGTCCTTGCGGTTATCTCGGGCATCCCGTCAAACCCTGCCGCTGCACGCCCGAAAGTGTCGCGCGTTACCGCAGCAAGATTTCCGGTCCGCTGCTTGACCGCATCGATTTGACCATCGAAGTCCCCAGCCTGTCCGCCGCCGAATTGATGCAGCAGGAAGCAGGGGAAAGCAGCGCCGTCGTGTTGGCGCGCGTGATCGCTGCCCGCGACAAACAATACGTGCGACAAGGCAAAGTGAATGCCGCCTTGAGCGTCAGTGAACTCGACACGTCCGCACGCATCCAAAAAGAAGCGCAGGAAGCCTTGGGCGGTCTGTTGGAAAAACTCTCCCTCTCCGCCCGCAGTTTCCACCGCATCATGCGCGTGGCGCGTACGTTGGCGGATTTGGCAGGCGACGAAGAAGTCGGCAGAAGCCATGTTATGAAAGCCGTAGGCTTCCGTCGTGCTTTATGA